One Mycobacterium sp. SMC-4 DNA window includes the following coding sequences:
- a CDS encoding condensation domain-containing protein — MRIGKITVGALDEWTLRPGTVTSWHPTSAAQEKASRAPVSNVPVSYMQGQHLRNYCDREAAGLNFSRQIIGSCEVAGTCDIDAMNEALNSYIRRHDTFRSWFRQGADGEFIRHSIEDPADIEFVPVDHGEMTVEQIREHVTNIPSPMEWGCFTFGVVQGDGYFSFFAAMDHVHGDATLIGTTMMEANGMYSALTTSGEALELPAAGSFDDFCVREREHAAALTLDSPGVRAWLDFAENNNGGFPEFPLPLGDPNESTRSVMSAAMLMDPAQTERFESACSAAGARFVGGLFACLGLVEHEFTGALTYYGLTPRDSRTAGDNFMTQGWFTGLIPITVPVAATSFNEAAWAAQSCFDSSLDMARVPYYRVLELAPDLNWPRPNFPVSNFFHGAAAPMNAILAATELGLAENIGIFPDGRFSYQLTIYIFRYHEGTQMAIMHPDNPIALKSANRYMEAMSSVCTRVADRGNWGRVA; from the coding sequence ATGCGCATAGGCAAGATAACTGTTGGCGCACTTGATGAATGGACTCTGCGTCCGGGCACGGTCACGTCGTGGCATCCGACTTCGGCCGCCCAGGAAAAGGCGAGCCGGGCGCCGGTGAGCAACGTTCCGGTTAGCTACATGCAAGGTCAGCATCTGCGTAACTACTGCGACCGCGAGGCCGCCGGTCTGAACTTCTCACGTCAGATCATCGGTAGCTGTGAGGTTGCTGGAACATGCGATATCGACGCGATGAACGAGGCACTTAATAGCTACATCCGGCGCCACGACACCTTCCGCAGCTGGTTTCGGCAGGGGGCCGACGGAGAGTTCATCCGACATTCCATCGAGGACCCCGCCGACATCGAGTTCGTGCCGGTCGACCACGGCGAGATGACCGTCGAGCAGATTCGCGAACACGTGACCAACATCCCCAGCCCGATGGAATGGGGATGCTTCACCTTCGGCGTCGTGCAGGGCGACGGATACTTCAGCTTCTTTGCCGCGATGGATCACGTGCACGGTGACGCGACGCTGATCGGCACGACGATGATGGAAGCCAACGGCATGTACTCGGCGTTGACCACCAGTGGCGAGGCACTGGAGTTGCCCGCCGCCGGCAGCTTCGACGACTTCTGCGTCCGGGAACGCGAGCACGCCGCCGCGCTGACGCTGGATTCCCCGGGCGTCCGCGCCTGGCTGGACTTCGCCGAGAACAACAACGGTGGGTTTCCGGAATTCCCTCTGCCGCTTGGGGATCCGAACGAGTCGACACGCAGTGTGATGAGCGCGGCGATGCTGATGGACCCGGCACAGACCGAGCGGTTCGAGTCGGCCTGCTCGGCAGCGGGTGCCCGGTTCGTCGGCGGGCTGTTCGCCTGTCTGGGTCTGGTCGAGCACGAGTTCACCGGGGCGCTCACCTACTACGGGCTCACGCCGCGAGACTCCCGCACCGCCGGTGACAACTTCATGACCCAGGGCTGGTTCACCGGCCTGATCCCGATCACCGTCCCGGTAGCTGCGACATCGTTCAACGAGGCCGCGTGGGCCGCACAATCCTGTTTCGACTCGAGCTTGGACATGGCTCGTGTGCCCTACTACCGCGTCTTGGAATTGGCGCCGGACCTGAACTGGCCGCGACCGAATTTTCCGGTGTCGAACTTCTTCCACGGTGCCGCGGCACCGATGAACGCCATCCTCGCGGCCACCGAGTTGGGCCTGGCCGAGAACATCGGAATCTTCCCGGACGGCCGGTTCTCTTATCAATTGACCATTTACATCTTCCGTTACCACGAGGGCACTCAGATGGCGATCATGCACCCCGACAACCCAATTGCGTTGAAGTCGGCCAACCGCTACATGGAGGCGATGAGCTCGGTGTGCACCAGAGTTGCTGACCGCGGCAACTGGGGTCGCGTCGCGTAG
- a CDS encoding AMP-binding protein, giving the protein MNESSILSMLHGRARLRPDDVAFVYTEYSADPTGVAESVTWSQLSRRTLNAAREFRNHGSIGDRAMILAPQGMDYIVSFLGAMQAGLIAVPLPLPNRGSSLDRVSAVFDDTDPALVLTTSAVAEDVGDYVDQSRMVIAPKILEVDVLNLDTDTAAGVDFSATEYPSTAYLQYSSGSTRRPTGVMISHRNLQVNFEQLMAGLIGRRSADLAFEATIVSWLPFYHDMGLVLGVCAPILSGHRGVLSSPVAFLEHPARWVRDLAQHPHAFSAAPNFAFGLAARKTSDRDLDGLDLGGVLGIINGAERVEPATLERFADRFAHFNFREDMLRPSYGLAEATVFVAAGTWNESAAVDFDADELSAGRVARCPSGTGTALVTYKVPTAPVVRIVDVDSNRECPPDVVGEIWVHGDNVAAGYWSRPPEDQQCFGATLADPSPGTPEGPWLRTGDLGFIWGGDLFIVGRIKDMLIIRGRNYYPEDIEATVQEITRGRVAAISVPVSSTEKLVTVVELKKRTDIDDPTAWLAQVRSDVTSAISNAHGLNAGDVVLVPPGSIPTTTSGKIRRVATAEHYRQDQLVRLDA; this is encoded by the coding sequence ATGAACGAGTCATCAATCCTGTCGATGTTGCACGGGCGCGCCCGCCTGCGTCCCGACGACGTCGCCTTTGTCTACACCGAATACTCCGCGGACCCCACGGGTGTGGCCGAGTCTGTGACATGGTCGCAGCTGTCGCGCCGAACGCTCAATGCAGCACGCGAATTCCGCAACCACGGTTCGATCGGCGACCGGGCGATGATCCTGGCGCCCCAGGGCATGGATTACATCGTCAGCTTTCTGGGGGCGATGCAAGCGGGTCTGATTGCGGTGCCGCTTCCATTGCCCAACCGGGGCTCCAGCCTCGACCGGGTGAGTGCGGTCTTCGACGACACCGACCCGGCGCTGGTCTTGACGACCTCCGCGGTTGCCGAGGATGTCGGCGACTATGTCGATCAGTCACGGATGGTCATCGCCCCCAAGATCCTCGAGGTCGATGTGCTGAACCTCGACACCGATACTGCGGCAGGTGTGGATTTTTCGGCGACGGAGTATCCCAGCACCGCGTACCTGCAGTACAGCTCGGGCTCGACGCGCCGGCCCACCGGGGTGATGATCTCCCACCGCAATCTGCAGGTGAACTTTGAGCAACTGATGGCCGGATTGATTGGGCGTCGTTCGGCAGATCTGGCCTTCGAAGCCACGATCGTGTCCTGGCTGCCCTTCTATCACGACATGGGTCTGGTGCTGGGCGTGTGCGCTCCGATCCTCAGTGGCCACCGCGGAGTGCTGTCGAGCCCGGTGGCATTTCTGGAACACCCGGCCCGGTGGGTGCGGGACCTCGCGCAGCATCCGCACGCGTTTTCGGCGGCACCGAACTTCGCTTTCGGGCTGGCCGCCCGCAAGACCTCCGACCGGGACCTCGACGGACTTGACCTCGGGGGCGTGCTCGGCATCATCAACGGTGCCGAACGTGTCGAACCGGCCACCCTGGAGCGCTTCGCAGACCGGTTCGCCCACTTCAATTTCCGTGAGGACATGCTGCGCCCGTCATACGGCCTGGCCGAGGCGACGGTCTTCGTGGCCGCCGGCACCTGGAATGAGTCGGCAGCGGTCGACTTCGACGCCGACGAACTGTCGGCGGGTCGGGTCGCGCGGTGCCCGTCCGGCACGGGAACCGCGCTGGTCACCTACAAGGTCCCGACCGCTCCGGTGGTGCGGATCGTCGATGTCGACTCCAACCGAGAATGCCCACCGGATGTGGTCGGCGAGATCTGGGTGCACGGCGACAACGTCGCCGCGGGCTACTGGAGCCGGCCGCCCGAAGACCAGCAGTGTTTCGGCGCCACGCTGGCAGACCCGTCGCCCGGCACGCCTGAAGGGCCGTGGCTGCGTACCGGTGACCTGGGCTTCATCTGGGGCGGTGACCTGTTCATCGTCGGCCGGATCAAGGACATGTTGATCATCCGCGGTCGCAACTACTATCCCGAGGACATCGAGGCGACCGTTCAGGAGATCACCCGAGGCCGGGTCGCCGCGATCTCGGTGCCGGTGAGCAGCACCGAGAAGCTGGTCACCGTCGTCGAGCTGAAGAAGCGCACCGATATCGACGACCCGACGGCGTGGCTGGCCCAGGTCAGAAGCGACGTCACCTCAGCCATCTCGAATGCGCACGGGCTCAACGCCGGTGACGTCGTGCTGGTGCCGCCGGGATCGATCCCGACCACCACGAGCGGCAAGATCCGCCGCGTCGCCACCGCCGAGCATTACCGACAGGATCAGCTCGTCCGGCTGGACGCGTGA
- a CDS encoding GAP family protein: MWIPLLVMAVAVSLEPFRIGMTVVMMNRPRPVLQLLAFLAGGFTMGISVGLVILFVLRPAMDSPHVSAPKIQIAVGAVLLVNAALLAFSRVKTPREDEPPRWTHRVWQMITDRARRILDGRSLWAAGVAGLGIALPSVDYLAALALIVASGAAAGVQVGALVVFNLVAFALVEIPLVSYLIAPERTQALLSALYNWMREQGRRGVALMLAVVGCVLLAAGALAL; the protein is encoded by the coding sequence TGGAACCCTTTCGCATCGGCATGACGGTCGTGATGATGAACCGGCCCCGACCGGTGTTGCAGTTGCTTGCCTTCCTGGCCGGCGGATTCACGATGGGTATCTCGGTCGGGTTGGTCATCTTGTTCGTCCTGCGTCCCGCCATGGACTCGCCCCATGTCAGTGCGCCCAAGATCCAGATCGCGGTCGGCGCAGTACTTTTGGTGAACGCGGCTTTGCTGGCGTTCAGCCGGGTCAAAACCCCGCGCGAGGACGAGCCCCCGCGTTGGACACACCGTGTGTGGCAGATGATCACCGACCGGGCCCGCCGTATTCTCGATGGCCGATCGCTGTGGGCGGCCGGCGTCGCCGGCCTGGGCATCGCGCTGCCGTCGGTGGACTACCTCGCCGCGTTGGCGCTCATCGTGGCCTCCGGAGCGGCAGCCGGAGTCCAGGTCGGCGCCTTGGTGGTGTTCAACCTCGTGGCATTCGCGCTGGTGGAGATCCCGTTGGTGTCCTATTTGATCGCACCGGAGCGAACTCAGGCACTGCTTTCGGCGCTGTACAACTGGATGCGCGAACAGGGGCGCCGCGGAGTCGCCCTGATGCTGGCCGTGGTGGGCTGCGTCCTACTGGCCGCCGGGGCACTCGCGCTCTAG
- a CDS encoding RND family transporter — translation MRRLADFVVRWPWAVIGVWMALAVALPLSLPSLGEMAARNPLVILPSDAPSNVTARMMAEAFEEPASDNLLVVAFIDETGLTSADEQSYRKLVDALRADDLDVVAVQDFYTTPQLRDFLTSEDNTTWVLPVSLEGELGTPRGYESFTRVADIIRHNVPDTAADGPLEVHVTGPAATVADLTVAGEQDRLPIELAIAVMVLTVLLIVYRNPITMMLPLVTIGTSLLIAQALAAGYSLLTGAGVSNQSVVFLSAIMAGAGTDYAVFLISRYHDCLRAGLDYTEAVKVAMPAIGKVIIASASMVGITFIMMSFAQMGVFRTVGVVSAIGIGVAFIAAVTLLPAILVLAGPRGWIKPRREVTARLWRRSGIRIVRRPVIHLVASVLVLGVLASFSAFATYNYDDRKVVSPSAPSSVGYAALENHFPINQSIPEYIVVQSPNDLRNPRAMADMEQMASRIAQLPDIELVSGVTRPLGEVPPELRATFQAGIVGERLADGSAQITERFGDLDRLAAGAEELADSLAEVRAQLNRIIPGLQAVLDTFSSVQSQYGGQQLVRDVEAAAKLVQSVNELGNAMGLRFSAVQDLFAWIGPVTQALDGNAVCNANPSCSATRAQFQQLLANRGDGNLDQINQAARQLQGVGQRQSLNETAASLNGTLTSLVKLSEELGLNRPRGAQGALTELRQGADQLAGGSREIAGGVDEMVAQIRVMASGLNEAARFLLTMRNQADSPAMAGFNIPVEALSDADFRQATSTFISPDGRTARYLVQTKLNPFSAEAMDQVNTISEIADSAKPNTMLADATISVGGFPVALRDTRDYYEQDIRLIITVTVIVVLLILIMLLRAIVAPLYLVASVVMSYFSAMGIGVLVFQVILGQQLHWSVPPLAFVVLVAVGADYNMLFVSRLRDEGARSIRYGVIRTLSTTGGVITAAGLIFAASMTGLMFSSIGLVVQGGFVIGVGILLDTFVVRTITVPAIAALVGKANWWPAQFLSRSSAARPEPTKVSVGSQSAQTQ, via the coding sequence ATGCGGCGGCTTGCCGATTTCGTAGTGCGGTGGCCGTGGGCCGTGATCGGGGTGTGGATGGCGTTGGCCGTCGCGCTGCCCTTGAGCCTGCCGTCGCTGGGCGAGATGGCAGCCCGCAACCCGCTGGTGATCCTGCCGTCCGACGCACCGTCGAACGTCACCGCCAGGATGATGGCCGAGGCCTTCGAGGAGCCGGCTTCGGACAACCTGCTGGTCGTGGCGTTCATCGACGAAACCGGGCTCACCTCTGCCGACGAGCAGTCCTACCGCAAGCTGGTCGACGCGCTGCGCGCGGATGACCTCGATGTGGTGGCGGTGCAGGATTTCTACACCACACCGCAACTGCGGGACTTCTTGACCAGCGAAGACAACACCACCTGGGTGTTGCCGGTCAGCTTGGAAGGGGAGCTGGGCACCCCGCGGGGCTATGAATCCTTCACCCGGGTGGCCGACATCATCCGGCACAACGTCCCCGACACTGCTGCGGACGGTCCGCTGGAGGTGCACGTCACCGGTCCGGCCGCCACCGTCGCGGACCTGACCGTCGCCGGTGAGCAGGATCGACTGCCGATCGAACTCGCCATCGCGGTGATGGTCCTGACCGTGTTACTGATCGTGTACCGAAATCCGATCACGATGATGTTGCCGCTGGTCACGATCGGAACCTCGCTGCTGATCGCTCAAGCGCTGGCGGCCGGATACTCGCTGCTGACCGGCGCGGGGGTCTCCAACCAGTCGGTGGTGTTCCTCAGCGCCATCATGGCCGGCGCCGGGACAGATTATGCGGTGTTCCTGATCAGCCGATACCACGACTGTCTGCGCGCCGGCTTGGACTACACCGAGGCGGTGAAGGTGGCGATGCCGGCGATCGGGAAGGTCATCATCGCCTCTGCCAGCATGGTGGGCATCACCTTCATCATGATGAGCTTCGCCCAGATGGGGGTCTTCAGAACCGTCGGGGTGGTGTCGGCGATCGGCATCGGGGTGGCCTTCATCGCCGCGGTGACGCTGCTCCCGGCGATCCTGGTCCTGGCCGGACCGCGCGGCTGGATCAAGCCCAGGCGCGAGGTGACCGCCCGGCTCTGGCGTCGTTCAGGCATTCGCATCGTGCGCCGACCGGTGATACACCTGGTGGCCAGCGTGCTGGTGCTGGGCGTACTGGCCAGCTTTTCGGCGTTCGCCACCTATAACTACGACGACCGTAAGGTCGTCTCGCCGTCGGCGCCGAGTTCGGTGGGGTACGCCGCACTGGAGAATCACTTCCCGATCAACCAGTCCATTCCCGAATACATCGTCGTCCAGTCACCCAACGACCTGCGCAATCCACGGGCAATGGCCGACATGGAGCAGATGGCCTCACGCATCGCGCAGCTGCCGGATATCGAGCTGGTCAGTGGCGTCACCCGGCCGTTGGGCGAAGTGCCTCCTGAGCTGCGGGCGACGTTTCAGGCCGGCATCGTCGGAGAGCGGCTGGCCGACGGCTCCGCGCAGATCACCGAGCGCTTCGGAGATCTCGATCGGCTCGCCGCGGGGGCCGAAGAACTCGCCGACAGCCTCGCCGAGGTCCGCGCGCAGCTCAACAGGATCATCCCGGGCCTGCAAGCGGTGCTCGACACATTCTCTTCTGTGCAATCGCAGTATGGCGGCCAGCAGTTGGTCCGCGACGTCGAGGCAGCTGCCAAGCTGGTGCAGAGCGTCAACGAACTCGGCAATGCCATGGGCCTGAGATTTTCTGCGGTACAGGATTTGTTCGCCTGGATCGGCCCGGTCACACAGGCGCTGGACGGCAACGCCGTCTGCAACGCGAATCCGTCCTGCAGTGCCACCCGCGCGCAGTTCCAGCAGCTGCTGGCCAATCGTGGTGATGGCAACCTCGACCAGATCAATCAGGCGGCCCGTCAGCTGCAAGGAGTCGGTCAGCGCCAGTCGCTCAACGAAACAGCCGCCAGCCTCAATGGCACTCTGACCAGTCTGGTCAAGCTCTCTGAGGAATTGGGACTGAACCGGCCCCGTGGCGCTCAGGGCGCATTGACCGAGCTTCGGCAAGGAGCCGACCAACTCGCTGGGGGGAGCCGGGAGATCGCCGGGGGTGTCGACGAGATGGTCGCCCAGATCAGAGTGATGGCGTCGGGGTTGAACGAGGCGGCGCGTTTTCTGTTGACGATGCGCAATCAGGCCGACAGCCCGGCGATGGCGGGCTTCAACATTCCCGTAGAAGCGCTCAGCGATGCCGATTTCCGCCAGGCCACCAGCACATTCATTTCCCCGGACGGTCGAACGGCGCGCTATCTGGTGCAGACCAAGCTGAACCCGTTCAGCGCTGAGGCCATGGATCAGGTCAATACGATCTCCGAGATCGCTGACAGCGCAAAGCCCAACACGATGTTGGCCGACGCAACCATATCGGTCGGCGGATTTCCGGTGGCTTTGCGCGACACCCGGGATTACTACGAGCAGGACATCCGTCTGATCATCACCGTGACGGTCATTGTGGTCTTGCTGATACTCATCATGCTGTTACGTGCGATCGTGGCCCCGTTGTACCTCGTGGCGTCGGTCGTGATGTCCTACTTCTCCGCGATGGGTATCGGCGTGCTGGTCTTCCAGGTGATTCTGGGACAGCAATTGCATTGGAGCGTGCCGCCTTTGGCGTTCGTGGTGCTGGTCGCCGTGGGTGCCGACTACAACATGCTCTTCGTGTCGCGGTTGCGCGACGAAGGTGCGCGCAGCATCCGCTACGGGGTGATTCGCACGCTTTCCACGACCGGCGGCGTGATCACCGCGGCCGGCTTGATCTTTGCCGCATCGATGACCGGGCTGATGTTCTCCAGCATCGGACTGGTGGTGCAGGGCGGTTTCGTGATCGGTGTCGGGATTTTGCTGGACACCTTCGTCGTTCGCACCATCACGGTGCCGGCGATAGCGGCACTGGTGGGCAAGGCGAACTGGTGGCCGGCGCAGTTCTTGTCGCGATCATCGGCAGCCAGACCTGAACCGACAAAGGTGTCGGTCGGCTCGCAGAGCGCGCAGACGCAATGA
- the pe gene encoding acyltransferase PE, whose protein sequence is MRRLVTSTTAAIALAVTGCFGVALATADEAGFTPNPGPAGDRKPALGTPGNAYALGGARVLGIPYDEYIRQTGAHWFPGLNRQNIDYPAGQVQGHTLERILPGIGAWGEEIYPGLGLDGPSIGESVDVGEVNLVNAIREGGPGTTMGLSEGAMVLNAVKANLAQDPNAPPPDQLSFATFGDPIARHPFGESFLTQVFPVGSVVPSLDYRIPPPVESQYDTYQFIAPYDAIADWPDRPDNWLSLINSMAGLATGHTAVAFTDPSMVPARNTRTEFNSRGGKTTTYLIPQEHLPMVLPLKYLGVPKETLIELDAVLKPMVDAGYSRHDDPVTAPITVDPVNGFDPAEITAPATQASFGGDADPLSQLLSGLQAALGG, encoded by the coding sequence ATGCGTCGACTCGTCACGTCGACCACCGCAGCGATAGCGCTGGCGGTCACCGGATGTTTCGGCGTCGCGTTGGCCACCGCCGACGAGGCCGGGTTCACCCCGAACCCCGGGCCCGCCGGTGATCGCAAGCCCGCGCTGGGTACGCCGGGAAACGCCTACGCGCTCGGTGGCGCCCGGGTGCTGGGAATACCCTACGACGAGTACATCCGCCAGACCGGTGCCCATTGGTTCCCGGGACTCAATCGGCAGAACATCGACTATCCGGCCGGCCAGGTCCAGGGCCACACGCTGGAACGGATCCTCCCCGGCATCGGCGCGTGGGGCGAGGAGATCTACCCGGGCCTCGGACTCGACGGACCCAGCATCGGGGAATCGGTCGACGTCGGTGAGGTCAACCTGGTCAACGCGATCCGCGAAGGCGGACCGGGCACGACCATGGGGCTCTCGGAGGGCGCCATGGTGCTCAACGCGGTCAAAGCCAACCTCGCTCAGGACCCCAACGCCCCGCCACCGGATCAACTCAGTTTCGCCACCTTCGGTGACCCGATTGCCAGGCACCCGTTCGGCGAGAGCTTCCTGACCCAGGTCTTCCCGGTGGGCTCGGTGGTCCCCTCGCTGGACTACCGCATCCCGCCCCCGGTGGAGAGCCAGTACGACACCTACCAGTTCATCGCGCCCTACGACGCCATCGCCGACTGGCCGGACCGACCGGACAACTGGTTGTCGCTGATCAACTCCATGGCGGGACTGGCCACCGGCCACACCGCGGTGGCGTTCACCGACCCGAGCATGGTGCCGGCGCGGAACACCAGGACCGAATTCAACTCTCGCGGCGGCAAGACCACGACGTATCTGATCCCGCAGGAGCACCTTCCGATGGTGCTGCCGTTGAAGTATCTCGGCGTGCCGAAAGAGACCCTCATCGAACTCGATGCGGTGCTCAAACCGATGGTCGACGCCGGCTACTCGCGCCACGACGATCCCGTGACAGCGCCTATCACCGTGGATCCGGTGAACGGCTTCGACCCCGCCGAAATCACGGCGCCCGCGACGCAGGCATCGTTCGGCGGTGACGCTGATCCGCTCTCCCAGCTGCTCTCGGGTCTTCAGGCGGCATTGGGCGGATGA